In a genomic window of Sporosarcina trichiuri:
- the mobA gene encoding molybdenum cofactor guanylyltransferase, translating into MIGIVLAGGESRRFGSPKAFARHNGKQFYQYAMEALAPHCAQTIIVARPEHRDRFPDCPTVLADLPEVAGQGPLAGILTVMDAADSDWYAVLPCDVPFADDRIVELLTAEKTDGGPSAIEAAGIRHPLLSIWDRASARKIRSALAAGERSVRPLIRKWIDGTGLLEEDPSIFDNVNRPGQLEGR; encoded by the coding sequence GTTCACCGAAAGCGTTCGCACGCCATAATGGAAAGCAGTTCTATCAATATGCCATGGAGGCCCTTGCTCCGCATTGTGCGCAGACAATCATCGTCGCGCGGCCCGAACACAGGGACCGCTTTCCTGATTGTCCGACCGTTCTCGCTGACCTGCCGGAAGTGGCCGGCCAGGGCCCGCTTGCCGGGATCCTGACCGTGATGGACGCCGCGGATAGCGATTGGTATGCTGTCCTGCCGTGCGATGTGCCGTTTGCAGACGACCGGATCGTGGAGCTGCTGACAGCGGAAAAAACGGACGGCGGCCCCTCGGCGATCGAAGCGGCCGGAATCCGGCATCCTCTGCTGTCCATATGGGATCGGGCATCGGCAAGAAAGATCCGCTCGGCACTTGCAGCAGGCGAACGGAGTGTCCGGCCGCTCATCCGCAAATGGATCGACGGAACCGGACTGCTGGAGGAGGATCCGTCTATATTTGACAACGTGAACAGACCCGGACAATTGGAAGGGAGATGA